One genomic region from Esox lucius isolate fEsoLuc1 chromosome 24, fEsoLuc1.pri, whole genome shotgun sequence encodes:
- the per1b gene encoding period circadian protein homolog 1b isoform X1, translated as MSYDNSSSAPGSDPRGRAGSTNEEDEATGGSSPGNNSRGSRSGTSDSTNRERGSSPAGSGSGGSSGGDRRGPTSDDGDALSSGNDSGGREGGSRGRQSRSSHCSSSQKDSGMMLENTESNKSSNSQSQSPSPPSSSLAYSLLSAGSEQDPPSTSGCSSTEQHRTARVQTQKEMLKALKELKIRLPAERRGKCRSTTLDALKYALNCVKQVRANQEYYHQWSVEECHGCSLDLSAYTTEELDNITSEYTLKNTDTFSMAVSFLTGQVVYVSPQGSALLRCKPERLQGAVFSELLAPQDVSTFYSGTAPCRLPPWASYVGFGSPPTDCTQEKSMFCRISADRAQGGEMKYHPFRVTPYQLTLRDVDASDPQPCCLLIVERVHSGYEAPRIPADKRIFTTSHTPSCLFQEVDERAVPLLGHLPQDLVGTPVLLYLHPEDRPVMVAIHKKILQLAGHPFDSSPLRMCARSGEYVTIDTSWSSFVNPWSRKVAFIVGRHKVRASPLNEDVFTPALGCEVRPVTPEVVRLSEQIHRLLVQPVHGTGSQGYGSLGSNGSRSHEQQNLSAASSASDGRSTNAMEAMEATVVALHKPTTFQQMCKDVHTVKTSGQQVFIDSRNRAPARRHAAPHATGGPDPVVCLTVEGATPTRTMVVDAQPADAKEPPSAYSYQQINCLDSIIRYLDGFNVPNTVKRKLGSSSGTSTSDDDKQPRETSGSAKGCPATSVTLVGESSPLPPLALPGHKAESVASVTSQCSFSSTIVHVGDKKPPESDIVMEEAPPTPATPSTIKSPPAGIAPPPPPPKVGSPPCRRGGSLTRAPGLTKEVLSAHTQQEEQAFLCRFSDLSQLRVFDPASALRSPLPANSPLPRGARCSRDYPAAGGSSSRRRGRGAKRLKQQESGQRGPMAMGFAGPLGGPDVSPMNSAPTSTYPLPMMSLGPPTTSSSWPPSVGSQASLPSVPYAPGVLPLYHLYPPIPQALGVPPLQNHMVPPMMTLLLPNYMFPQMGPVLGSPMPQPGVPLLNPGPQPFFNPTVGFPFPAANAGPCPMPAMPSLPSATQAPAPRPGSRSSTPQSCSPVPADGAESPLFQSRCSSPLNLLQLVEESPGGRLEVATALAAQQATPPAQGPHGRSVDNSKETENANNSNQDAESTSSDLLDLLMQEDSRSGTGSAASGSGSSGSGSGLSGSGSNGCSSSGSGTSRSQSSNTSKYFGSVDSSENDRSRQQPAGGGEEQFIKCVLQDPIWLLMANTDDKVMMTYQLPGKDLEAVLRDDREALRAMQKHQPRFTEDQKRELSQVHPWIRTGRLPRAINVSACTGCKSPPPVAPFDLEIHEMELCSVLDTLKEKAASPETSMEQGGEALREEELAKTQGNDQEMTTEEQEVTSPKESGKVRAADTEMTH; from the exons ATGAGTTATGACAACTCAAGCTCCGCCCCCGGCAGTGACCCTAGGGGTCGAGCGGGAAGCACCAACGAAGAAGACGAGGCGACGGGGGGAAGCTCCCCCGGGAACAACAGCCGCGGCAGCCGGTCGGGCACGTCGGACTCCACCAACCGGGAGCGGGGGTCGTCCCCGGCCGGATCCGGCTCCGGCGGCTCCTCCGGCGGGGACCGGAGGGGCCCGACCTCGGACGACGGCGACGCCCTGTCCAGTGGGAACGACTCcggggggagggagggcgggTCCCGGGGGCGCCAGTCCCGGAGCTCCCACTGCTCGTCGAGCCAGAAGGACTCGGGCATGATGCTGGAGAACACCGAGAGCAACAAGAGCTCCAACTCCCAGTCGCAGAGTCCCTCTCCGCCCAGCAGCTCCCTGGCCTACAGCCTCCTGTCGGCCGGCTCCGAGCAGGACCCCCCCTCCACCTCTGGCTGCAGCAGCACCGAGCAGCACCGGACGGCCCGCGTCCAGACCCAGAAGGAGATGCTGAAGGCCCTCAAGGAGCTGAAGATCCGCTTGCCGGCAGAGCGCCGGGGAAAGTGTCGCTCCACGACTTTGGACGCCCTCAAGTACGCCCTGAACTGCGTGAAGCAGGTGCGGGCCAACCAGGAGTACTACCACCAGTGGAGCGTGGAGGAGTGCCACGGGTGTAGCCTGGACCTGTCGGCGTACACCACCGAAGAGCTGGACAACATCACCTCCGAGTACACCCTGAAAAACACG gaCACCTTCTCCATGGCTGTGTCCTTCCTGACGGGCCAGGTGGTCTACGTCTCCCCCCAGGGCTCTGCCCTGCTCCGCTGCAAGCCTGAGAGGCTCCAGGGGGCCGTCTTCTCGGAGCTGCTGGCCCCCCAGGACGTGAGCACCTTCTACAGCGGCACGGCGCCCTGCCGGCTGCCCCCGTGGGCCAGTTATGTGGGCTTCGGCTCCCCGCCGACCGACTGCACCCAGGAGAAGTCCATGTTCTGCCGGATCAGCGCCGACCGGGCTCAGGGGGGCGAGATGAAGTACCACCCCTTCCGCGTGACCCCGTATCAGCTGACCCTGAGGGACGTGGACGCGTCCGACCCGCAGCCCTGCTGCCTCCTGATCGTCGAGCGCGTCCACTCTGGGTACGAGGCGCCCAGGATACCCGCCGACAAGAGGATCTTCACCACCAGCCACACCCCCAGCTGCCTCTTCCAGGAAGTGGACGAACGGGCCGTGCCGCTGCTGGGCCACCTGCCCCAAGACCTGGTGGGGACGCCCGTGCTCCTCTACCTCCACCCAGAGGACCGGCCTGTCATGGTGGCCATCCACAAGAAGA TCCTCCAGTTAGCGGGCCACCCCTTCGACAGCTCCCCCCTTCGGATGTGCGCCCGCAGTGGGGAGTACGTGACCATCGACACCAGCTGGTCCTCCTTCGTCAACCCCTGGAGCAGGAAGGTGGCCTTCATCGTGGGCCGCCACAAGGTGCGAGCCAGCCCGCTCAACGAGGACGTGTTCACCCCGGCGCTCGGCTGCGAGGTCCGGCCCGTGACCCCGGAGGTCGTCCGGCTGAGCGAGCAGATCCACCGACTCCTGGTGCAGCCGGTCCACGGCACTGGGTCTCAGGGCTACGGCAGCCTGGGCTCCAACGGCTCCCGGTCCCACGAGCAGCAGAACCTCAGCGCCGCCTCCTCCGCGTCCGACGGCCGGTCCACCAACGCCATGGAGGCAATGGAGGCCACAGTGGTCGCCCTGCACAAGCCG ACGACGTTCCAGCAGATGTGCAAGGACGTTCATACGGTCAAGACCAGCGGGCAGCAGGTGTTCATTGACTCCCGCAACAGGGCCCCGGCACGGCGCCACGCCGCCCCGCACGCTACGGGTGGGCCCGACCCCGTCGTCTGTCTGACCGTGGAGGGAGCGACCCCGACCAGAACCATGGTGGTCGACGCCCAGCCGGCGGACGCCAAGGAGCCCCCCAGTGCCTACAGCTACCAACAGATCAACTGCCTGGACAGCATCATACG ATACCTGGACGGATTTAACGTTCCCAACACGGTCAAGCGGAAGCTGGGCTCCTCCTCCGGCACTTCCACATCTGACGACGACAAACAGCCGCGGGAAACCTCCGGCAGTGCCAAAG GTTGTCCGGCCACGTCAGTCACCCTGGTGGGGGAGTCgtcccccctgccccccctgGCTTTGCCCGGCCACAAGGCGGAGAGTGTAGCCTCGGTCACGTCGCAGTGCAGCTTCAGCAGCACCATCGTTCACGTGGGAGACAAGAAGCCCCCTGAGTCAG ACATTGTCATGGAAGAGGCCCCTCCCACGCCTGCCACTCCCAGTACCATCAAGTCCCCTCCCGCCGGCATCGCCCCGCCTCCTCCCCCACCCAAAGTGGGCTCCCCGCCCTGCCGCAGAGGAGGCAGTCTGACCAGAGCTCCGGGCCTGACCAAGGAAGTGCTGTCCGCTCACACGCAGCAGGAGGAACAGGCGTTCCTGTGTCGCTTCAGCGATCTGAGCCAGCTGAGGGTGTTCGACCCGGCCTCGGCGCTCCGCAGCCCCCTCCCCGCCAACAGCCCCCTCCCTAGAG GGGCGCGTTGTTCTCGTGACTACCCAGCGGCTGGGGGCAGCAGTAGTCGTCGTCGTGGCCGCGGCGCCAAGCGGCTGAAACAGCAGGAGTCGGGCCAGAGGGGTCCCATGGCGATGGGCTTCGCCGGGCCGCTCGGTGGCCCTGACGTCAGCCCCATGAACTCTGCCCCCACCTCCACCTACCCCCTCCCCATGATGTCCCTCGGGccccccaccacctcctcctcctggccTCCCTCTGTGGGCTCCCAGGCCAGCCTGCCCTCCGTGCCCTACGCCCCCGGGGTGCTGCCCCTCTACCACCTCTACCCTCCCATCCCCCAGGCCTTGGGAGTCCCCCCCCTCCAGAATCACATGGTTCCTCCCATGATGACCCTGCTGCTGCCCAACTACATGTTCCCCCAGATGGGCCCAGTGTTGGGGTCCCCCATGCCCCAGCCGGGAGTCCCGTTACTGAACCCGGGCCCGCAGCCCTTCTTCAACCCCACCGTTGGGTTCCCCTTCCCCGCAGCCAACGCCGGGCCGTGCCCTATGCCGGCCATGCCCTCGCTGCCCTCGGCCACGCAGGCGCCTGCCCCGCGCCCCGGTTCCCGCTCCAGCACGCCCCAGTCGTGTAGTCCGGTGCCGGCGGACGGCGCTGAGTCGCCCCTCTTCCAGTCCCGCTGCTCCTCGCCCCTGAACCTGCTGCAGCTGGTGGAGGAGTCGCCCGGCGGCCGGCTGGAGGTCGCCACGGCGCTGGCCGCTCAACAGGCCACGCCCCCGGCACAGGGGCCTCATGGGAGATCGGTGGACAACTCCAAGGAGACGGAGAAC GCCAACAATTCCAACCAGGACGCCGAGTCCACATCCAGCGACTTACTGGACCTGCTCATGCAGGAGGACTCCCGGTCAGGCACCGGCTCTGCCGCCTCCGGCTCCGGGTCGTCGGGTTCCGGTTCTGGGTTGTCTGGCTCGGGATCCAATGGCTGCAGTTCGTCAGGCAGTGGGACTA GCCGCAGCCAGAGCAGCAACACCAGCAAGTACTTCGGCAGCGTCGATTCGTCCGAGAACGACCGCTCCCGCCAGCAGCCAGCAGGGGGCGGCGAGGAGCAGTTCATCAAGTGCGTCCTCCAGGACCCCATCTGGCTCCTCATGGCCAACACGGACGACAAGGTGATGATGACCTACCAGCTGCCCGGCAAGGACCTCGAGGCGGTGCTCAGGGACGACCGGGAGGCCCTGAGGGCCATGCAGAAACACCAGCCGCGCTTCACCGAGGACCAGAAGAGGGAGCTGAGCCAGGTCCATCCCTGGATACGCACCGGCCGTTTGCCCAGAGCCATCAACGTCTCG GCATGTACGGGCTGCAAGTCTCCGCCCCCCGTCGCCCCGTTTGATTTAGAGATCCACGAGATGGAGCTGTGCAGTGTGCTGGACACCTTGAAGGAGAAGGCCGCCTCACCTGAGACCTCCATGGAGCAGGGAGGAGAGGCTCTGCGAGAGGAGGAGCTGGCCAAAACACAGGGCAACGACCAGGAAATGACAACAGAGGAGCAGGAAGTGACCTCGCCAAAGGAGAGTGGGAAAGTGAGGGCCGCCGACACCGAAATGACCCACTGA
- the per1b gene encoding period circadian protein homolog 1b isoform X2 codes for MSYDNSSSAPGSDPRGRAGSTNEEDEATGGSSPGNNSRGSRSGTSDSTNRDRRGPTSDDGDALSSGNDSGGREGGSRGRQSRSSHCSSSQKDSGMMLENTESNKSSNSQSQSPSPPSSSLAYSLLSAGSEQDPPSTSGCSSTEQHRTARVQTQKEMLKALKELKIRLPAERRGKCRSTTLDALKYALNCVKQVRANQEYYHQWSVEECHGCSLDLSAYTTEELDNITSEYTLKNTDTFSMAVSFLTGQVVYVSPQGSALLRCKPERLQGAVFSELLAPQDVSTFYSGTAPCRLPPWASYVGFGSPPTDCTQEKSMFCRISADRAQGGEMKYHPFRVTPYQLTLRDVDASDPQPCCLLIVERVHSGYEAPRIPADKRIFTTSHTPSCLFQEVDERAVPLLGHLPQDLVGTPVLLYLHPEDRPVMVAIHKKILQLAGHPFDSSPLRMCARSGEYVTIDTSWSSFVNPWSRKVAFIVGRHKVRASPLNEDVFTPALGCEVRPVTPEVVRLSEQIHRLLVQPVHGTGSQGYGSLGSNGSRSHEQQNLSAASSASDGRSTNAMEAMEATVVALHKPTTFQQMCKDVHTVKTSGQQVFIDSRNRAPARRHAAPHATGGPDPVVCLTVEGATPTRTMVVDAQPADAKEPPSAYSYQQINCLDSIIRYLDGFNVPNTVKRKLGSSSGTSTSDDDKQPRETSGSAKGCPATSVTLVGESSPLPPLALPGHKAESVASVTSQCSFSSTIVHVGDKKPPESDIVMEEAPPTPATPSTIKSPPAGIAPPPPPPKVGSPPCRRGGSLTRAPGLTKEVLSAHTQQEEQAFLCRFSDLSQLRVFDPASALRSPLPANSPLPRGARCSRDYPAAGGSSSRRRGRGAKRLKQQESGQRGPMAMGFAGPLGGPDVSPMNSAPTSTYPLPMMSLGPPTTSSSWPPSVGSQASLPSVPYAPGVLPLYHLYPPIPQALGVPPLQNHMVPPMMTLLLPNYMFPQMGPVLGSPMPQPGVPLLNPGPQPFFNPTVGFPFPAANAGPCPMPAMPSLPSATQAPAPRPGSRSSTPQSCSPVPADGAESPLFQSRCSSPLNLLQLVEESPGGRLEVATALAAQQATPPAQGPHGRSVDNSKETENANNSNQDAESTSSDLLDLLMQEDSRSGTGSAASGSGSSGSGSGLSGSGSNGCSSSGSGTSRSQSSNTSKYFGSVDSSENDRSRQQPAGGGEEQFIKCVLQDPIWLLMANTDDKVMMTYQLPGKDLEAVLRDDREALRAMQKHQPRFTEDQKRELSQVHPWIRTGRLPRAINVSACTGCKSPPPVAPFDLEIHEMELCSVLDTLKEKAASPETSMEQGGEALREEELAKTQGNDQEMTTEEQEVTSPKESGKVRAADTEMTH; via the exons ATGAGTTATGACAACTCAAGCTCCGCCCCCGGCAGTGACCCTAGGGGTCGAGCGGGAAGCACCAACGAAGAAGACGAGGCGACGGGGGGAAGCTCCCCCGGGAACAACAGCCGCGGCAGCCGGTCGGGCACGTCGGACTCCACCAACC GGGACCGGAGGGGCCCGACCTCGGACGACGGCGACGCCCTGTCCAGTGGGAACGACTCcggggggagggagggcgggTCCCGGGGGCGCCAGTCCCGGAGCTCCCACTGCTCGTCGAGCCAGAAGGACTCGGGCATGATGCTGGAGAACACCGAGAGCAACAAGAGCTCCAACTCCCAGTCGCAGAGTCCCTCTCCGCCCAGCAGCTCCCTGGCCTACAGCCTCCTGTCGGCCGGCTCCGAGCAGGACCCCCCCTCCACCTCTGGCTGCAGCAGCACCGAGCAGCACCGGACGGCCCGCGTCCAGACCCAGAAGGAGATGCTGAAGGCCCTCAAGGAGCTGAAGATCCGCTTGCCGGCAGAGCGCCGGGGAAAGTGTCGCTCCACGACTTTGGACGCCCTCAAGTACGCCCTGAACTGCGTGAAGCAGGTGCGGGCCAACCAGGAGTACTACCACCAGTGGAGCGTGGAGGAGTGCCACGGGTGTAGCCTGGACCTGTCGGCGTACACCACCGAAGAGCTGGACAACATCACCTCCGAGTACACCCTGAAAAACACG gaCACCTTCTCCATGGCTGTGTCCTTCCTGACGGGCCAGGTGGTCTACGTCTCCCCCCAGGGCTCTGCCCTGCTCCGCTGCAAGCCTGAGAGGCTCCAGGGGGCCGTCTTCTCGGAGCTGCTGGCCCCCCAGGACGTGAGCACCTTCTACAGCGGCACGGCGCCCTGCCGGCTGCCCCCGTGGGCCAGTTATGTGGGCTTCGGCTCCCCGCCGACCGACTGCACCCAGGAGAAGTCCATGTTCTGCCGGATCAGCGCCGACCGGGCTCAGGGGGGCGAGATGAAGTACCACCCCTTCCGCGTGACCCCGTATCAGCTGACCCTGAGGGACGTGGACGCGTCCGACCCGCAGCCCTGCTGCCTCCTGATCGTCGAGCGCGTCCACTCTGGGTACGAGGCGCCCAGGATACCCGCCGACAAGAGGATCTTCACCACCAGCCACACCCCCAGCTGCCTCTTCCAGGAAGTGGACGAACGGGCCGTGCCGCTGCTGGGCCACCTGCCCCAAGACCTGGTGGGGACGCCCGTGCTCCTCTACCTCCACCCAGAGGACCGGCCTGTCATGGTGGCCATCCACAAGAAGA TCCTCCAGTTAGCGGGCCACCCCTTCGACAGCTCCCCCCTTCGGATGTGCGCCCGCAGTGGGGAGTACGTGACCATCGACACCAGCTGGTCCTCCTTCGTCAACCCCTGGAGCAGGAAGGTGGCCTTCATCGTGGGCCGCCACAAGGTGCGAGCCAGCCCGCTCAACGAGGACGTGTTCACCCCGGCGCTCGGCTGCGAGGTCCGGCCCGTGACCCCGGAGGTCGTCCGGCTGAGCGAGCAGATCCACCGACTCCTGGTGCAGCCGGTCCACGGCACTGGGTCTCAGGGCTACGGCAGCCTGGGCTCCAACGGCTCCCGGTCCCACGAGCAGCAGAACCTCAGCGCCGCCTCCTCCGCGTCCGACGGCCGGTCCACCAACGCCATGGAGGCAATGGAGGCCACAGTGGTCGCCCTGCACAAGCCG ACGACGTTCCAGCAGATGTGCAAGGACGTTCATACGGTCAAGACCAGCGGGCAGCAGGTGTTCATTGACTCCCGCAACAGGGCCCCGGCACGGCGCCACGCCGCCCCGCACGCTACGGGTGGGCCCGACCCCGTCGTCTGTCTGACCGTGGAGGGAGCGACCCCGACCAGAACCATGGTGGTCGACGCCCAGCCGGCGGACGCCAAGGAGCCCCCCAGTGCCTACAGCTACCAACAGATCAACTGCCTGGACAGCATCATACG ATACCTGGACGGATTTAACGTTCCCAACACGGTCAAGCGGAAGCTGGGCTCCTCCTCCGGCACTTCCACATCTGACGACGACAAACAGCCGCGGGAAACCTCCGGCAGTGCCAAAG GTTGTCCGGCCACGTCAGTCACCCTGGTGGGGGAGTCgtcccccctgccccccctgGCTTTGCCCGGCCACAAGGCGGAGAGTGTAGCCTCGGTCACGTCGCAGTGCAGCTTCAGCAGCACCATCGTTCACGTGGGAGACAAGAAGCCCCCTGAGTCAG ACATTGTCATGGAAGAGGCCCCTCCCACGCCTGCCACTCCCAGTACCATCAAGTCCCCTCCCGCCGGCATCGCCCCGCCTCCTCCCCCACCCAAAGTGGGCTCCCCGCCCTGCCGCAGAGGAGGCAGTCTGACCAGAGCTCCGGGCCTGACCAAGGAAGTGCTGTCCGCTCACACGCAGCAGGAGGAACAGGCGTTCCTGTGTCGCTTCAGCGATCTGAGCCAGCTGAGGGTGTTCGACCCGGCCTCGGCGCTCCGCAGCCCCCTCCCCGCCAACAGCCCCCTCCCTAGAG GGGCGCGTTGTTCTCGTGACTACCCAGCGGCTGGGGGCAGCAGTAGTCGTCGTCGTGGCCGCGGCGCCAAGCGGCTGAAACAGCAGGAGTCGGGCCAGAGGGGTCCCATGGCGATGGGCTTCGCCGGGCCGCTCGGTGGCCCTGACGTCAGCCCCATGAACTCTGCCCCCACCTCCACCTACCCCCTCCCCATGATGTCCCTCGGGccccccaccacctcctcctcctggccTCCCTCTGTGGGCTCCCAGGCCAGCCTGCCCTCCGTGCCCTACGCCCCCGGGGTGCTGCCCCTCTACCACCTCTACCCTCCCATCCCCCAGGCCTTGGGAGTCCCCCCCCTCCAGAATCACATGGTTCCTCCCATGATGACCCTGCTGCTGCCCAACTACATGTTCCCCCAGATGGGCCCAGTGTTGGGGTCCCCCATGCCCCAGCCGGGAGTCCCGTTACTGAACCCGGGCCCGCAGCCCTTCTTCAACCCCACCGTTGGGTTCCCCTTCCCCGCAGCCAACGCCGGGCCGTGCCCTATGCCGGCCATGCCCTCGCTGCCCTCGGCCACGCAGGCGCCTGCCCCGCGCCCCGGTTCCCGCTCCAGCACGCCCCAGTCGTGTAGTCCGGTGCCGGCGGACGGCGCTGAGTCGCCCCTCTTCCAGTCCCGCTGCTCCTCGCCCCTGAACCTGCTGCAGCTGGTGGAGGAGTCGCCCGGCGGCCGGCTGGAGGTCGCCACGGCGCTGGCCGCTCAACAGGCCACGCCCCCGGCACAGGGGCCTCATGGGAGATCGGTGGACAACTCCAAGGAGACGGAGAAC GCCAACAATTCCAACCAGGACGCCGAGTCCACATCCAGCGACTTACTGGACCTGCTCATGCAGGAGGACTCCCGGTCAGGCACCGGCTCTGCCGCCTCCGGCTCCGGGTCGTCGGGTTCCGGTTCTGGGTTGTCTGGCTCGGGATCCAATGGCTGCAGTTCGTCAGGCAGTGGGACTA GCCGCAGCCAGAGCAGCAACACCAGCAAGTACTTCGGCAGCGTCGATTCGTCCGAGAACGACCGCTCCCGCCAGCAGCCAGCAGGGGGCGGCGAGGAGCAGTTCATCAAGTGCGTCCTCCAGGACCCCATCTGGCTCCTCATGGCCAACACGGACGACAAGGTGATGATGACCTACCAGCTGCCCGGCAAGGACCTCGAGGCGGTGCTCAGGGACGACCGGGAGGCCCTGAGGGCCATGCAGAAACACCAGCCGCGCTTCACCGAGGACCAGAAGAGGGAGCTGAGCCAGGTCCATCCCTGGATACGCACCGGCCGTTTGCCCAGAGCCATCAACGTCTCG GCATGTACGGGCTGCAAGTCTCCGCCCCCCGTCGCCCCGTTTGATTTAGAGATCCACGAGATGGAGCTGTGCAGTGTGCTGGACACCTTGAAGGAGAAGGCCGCCTCACCTGAGACCTCCATGGAGCAGGGAGGAGAGGCTCTGCGAGAGGAGGAGCTGGCCAAAACACAGGGCAACGACCAGGAAATGACAACAGAGGAGCAGGAAGTGACCTCGCCAAAGGAGAGTGGGAAAGTGAGGGCCGCCGACACCGAAATGACCCACTGA